In Paraflavitalea devenefica, the following are encoded in one genomic region:
- a CDS encoding bifunctional aldolase/short-chain dehydrogenase encodes MSVTTSTFKHVSYLWNEATAASMAGDEVALLIYRSNLLGADLRLTNYGGGNTSCKVIAKDPLTGKETEVMWIKGSGGDIGTLKKSGLAALYVDRLRSLTNVYRGIQYEDEMVELFNHCIFDLSSKAPSIDTPLHGFLPFKHIDHLHPDAAIAIAAAKDGKRITQEIFKGAIGWVEWQRPGFDLGLKLKQCLDENPGIRGIMLGSHGLFTWGDTAYESYINTLEVIERCAEYIESKSKKENTFGGAKLTSLKKEDRLKQAALLAPILRGFCSGAGMSPLQGGSGGASRMIGHFTDDDRVLQFINSKDLDRLAPMGTSCPDHFLRTKISPLVLTLAPDANLTDAKQLKEQLTAPFEAYRNMYAEYYNSCKHPNSPAMRDPNPVVILYPGVGMFTFAKDKQTARVAAEFYANAINVMRGAEAISSYTSLPRQEAFNIEYWLLEEAKLQRMPKPKPLSGKIALVTGSAGGIGKAIAKKFADEGACVIINDNDASRLESAKEDFQKKYGKDVFSTAVLDVTNENDIEHAYTTAALAFGGIDIVVNCAGLSISKPIEEHTEKDWDLLYDVLVKGQFFVTQAGVNIMRKQGLDGDVLNIVSKNALVSGPNNAGYGSAKAAQLHLSRLNAAELGKDNIRVNVINPDAVISDSKIWEGAWAEGRAKAYGVKVEDLPAFYAKRTLLNEIILPEDIANACFVFVGGLLDKSTGNVLNVDGGVAMAFVR; translated from the coding sequence ATGTCTGTTACTACATCAACATTTAAGCATGTCAGTTATTTGTGGAATGAAGCTACAGCCGCCTCTATGGCTGGTGATGAAGTGGCTTTGTTGATTTATCGTTCTAACCTGCTGGGCGCCGACCTGCGGCTTACCAATTATGGCGGCGGCAATACCTCGTGCAAAGTAATAGCCAAAGACCCCCTCACCGGAAAGGAAACAGAAGTGATGTGGATCAAAGGCTCCGGTGGCGATATCGGCACCCTTAAAAAAAGCGGCCTGGCTGCTTTGTATGTCGACCGCCTGCGTAGCCTTACCAACGTATACCGTGGCATTCAGTATGAAGATGAAATGGTAGAGCTGTTCAATCATTGCATATTCGACCTCAGCTCCAAAGCACCTTCCATTGATACCCCTCTCCACGGCTTTTTGCCTTTCAAACACATTGATCACCTGCATCCCGATGCGGCCATTGCCATCGCTGCCGCGAAAGACGGCAAGCGCATTACGCAGGAGATCTTCAAAGGCGCTATTGGTTGGGTAGAATGGCAACGTCCCGGCTTCGACCTCGGCCTTAAACTGAAGCAATGCCTGGATGAAAATCCCGGCATCCGTGGTATTATGCTGGGTTCTCATGGTCTCTTTACATGGGGTGATACGGCTTATGAAAGCTATATCAATACCCTCGAAGTGATAGAGCGTTGCGCAGAATACATAGAATCAAAATCAAAGAAGGAAAACACCTTCGGTGGCGCTAAGCTAACGTCCCTTAAGAAAGAAGACCGGCTGAAACAGGCGGCCCTGCTCGCCCCCATATTACGGGGTTTTTGTTCCGGAGCCGGTATGTCCCCCCTTCAGGGGGGATCAGGGGGGGCTTCCCGTATGATCGGACACTTTACCGATGATGACCGGGTGCTGCAGTTTATTAATTCCAAAGATCTGGACAGGCTGGCGCCCATGGGTACCAGTTGCCCCGACCACTTCCTGCGTACCAAGATCAGTCCGCTGGTATTGACCCTGGCGCCGGATGCTAACCTAACCGATGCCAAGCAACTCAAAGAACAACTGACAGCGCCTTTTGAGGCATACCGCAACATGTATGCGGAATACTATAATTCCTGCAAGCATCCCAATAGTCCCGCCATGCGCGATCCCAATCCCGTGGTGATCCTGTATCCCGGCGTTGGTATGTTCACTTTTGCGAAAGATAAACAAACGGCCCGCGTAGCTGCCGAGTTTTATGCGAATGCCATTAATGTAATGCGTGGCGCGGAAGCCATCTCTTCTTATACTTCACTGCCCCGCCAGGAAGCATTCAACATTGAATACTGGTTGCTGGAAGAAGCCAAGCTGCAGCGGATGCCTAAGCCGAAACCGCTATCCGGCAAGATTGCCTTGGTAACCGGCAGCGCCGGCGGCATTGGTAAAGCCATCGCTAAAAAGTTTGCCGATGAAGGCGCCTGTGTGATCATTAATGACAATGATGCCTCCCGCCTGGAAAGCGCGAAAGAGGATTTCCAGAAAAAATATGGTAAAGATGTTTTCAGTACAGCGGTGCTGGATGTTACCAATGAAAATGATATTGAGCATGCCTATACTACAGCGGCCCTTGCTTTTGGCGGGATAGATATTGTAGTGAACTGTGCCGGTCTTTCCATTTCCAAGCCGATTGAAGAGCATACAGAGAAAGATTGGGACCTGCTGTATGATGTACTGGTGAAAGGCCAGTTCTTTGTAACGCAGGCCGGCGTGAATATCATGCGCAAGCAGGGACTGGATGGCGATGTGCTCAACATTGTAAGTAAGAATGCCCTGGTATCGGGTCCGAATAATGCCGGTTATGGTTCTGCCAAAGCGGCGCAGTTGCACCTCAGCCGCCTCAATGCTGCCGAGCTGGGTAAAGACAATATCCGCGTGAATGTCATCAATCCCGATGCGGTTATTTCCGATAGTAAGATCTGGGAAGGCGCCTGGGCCGAAGGCCGCGCCAAAGCTTATGGCGTAAAGGTGGAAGACCTGCCGGCTTTCTATGCCAAACGTACTTTACTCAATGAGATCATCTTACCGGAAGACATTGCCAATGCCTGTTTCGTATTCGTAGGCGGCCTGCTGGATAAATCAACCGGCAATGTGCTGAATGTGGATGGAGGAGTAGCAATGGCTTTCGTAAGATAA
- the rhaT gene encoding L-rhamnose/proton symporter RhaT, translating into MGVIFGVIFHFIGGFASGSFYIPFKKVKGWAWESYWIIGGLFSWLIVPPLAAYLTIPDFGSIISSTDFSVLKWTYIMGVLWGIGGLTYGLGVRYLGVSLGSSIILGLCSIFGSLIPSVYYDIFPEAGKDTITDLFTHRWGQMVLLGLLVCVIGIIICGKAGGMKDKDLAANKSAANQEFKLGLGLLVAIISGVLSACFSFGIEAGTPMSVVANEAWKAAHPGEGEFLYRNNVIYVVLLWGGLTTNLIWCMILNARNKTFKDYTNKQAPLRKNYLFSALAGTTWFLQFFFYGMGESRLGNGASSWILHMAFIILIANAWGLALNEWKGVTRKTKNTIITGIAVILLSVLIVGYGNYLKDKAKKEQQQQTAIHSI; encoded by the coding sequence ATGGGTGTTATTTTCGGCGTTATATTTCACTTTATCGGCGGTTTTGCATCAGGAAGTTTCTACATACCATTTAAAAAAGTAAAAGGCTGGGCCTGGGAAAGCTACTGGATCATTGGCGGCCTTTTCTCCTGGCTCATTGTTCCCCCGCTGGCTGCTTATCTGACCATCCCCGATTTTGGCAGCATCATTAGCTCAACCGATTTTTCAGTGCTCAAGTGGACCTATATCATGGGTGTGCTCTGGGGCATTGGCGGTCTTACGTATGGGCTGGGCGTTCGCTACCTCGGTGTATCACTCGGCAGCTCCATTATCCTGGGGCTGTGTTCCATTTTCGGTTCGCTCATCCCCTCCGTGTATTATGATATTTTTCCCGAAGCCGGGAAGGATACCATTACCGACCTGTTTACCCATCGCTGGGGACAGATGGTGCTATTGGGGTTGCTGGTATGCGTAATCGGCATTATCATTTGCGGCAAGGCCGGGGGCATGAAAGATAAAGACCTGGCCGCTAATAAAAGTGCTGCCAATCAGGAATTTAAGCTTGGCCTGGGATTGCTGGTAGCCATCATTTCCGGCGTGCTCAGCGCCTGTTTCAGCTTTGGCATTGAGGCGGGAACGCCCATGTCGGTCGTAGCCAACGAGGCCTGGAAAGCCGCCCATCCTGGCGAAGGAGAGTTCCTGTATCGAAACAATGTGATCTATGTGGTGTTATTATGGGGAGGGCTCACCACCAACCTGATCTGGTGCATGATCCTCAATGCCCGTAATAAAACATTTAAAGACTATACTAATAAGCAGGCGCCGCTCCGCAAAAACTACCTGTTCTCAGCGTTAGCCGGCACTACCTGGTTCCTGCAGTTCTTTTTCTACGGCATGGGCGAAAGCAGGCTGGGCAATGGCGCCAGCTCCTGGATACTGCACATGGCCTTCATTATACTCATCGCCAATGCCTGGGGCCTGGCGCTTAACGAATGGAAAGGCGTTACCCGGAAAACTAAAAATACCATCATCACCGGCATCGCGGTGATCCTGCTGTCCGTACTGATTGTAGGCTATGGCAACTATCTCAAAGACAAGGCAAAAAAGGAACAGCAACAACAAACCGCAATTCATAGCATTTAA
- a CDS encoding alpha/beta hydrolase family protein, with product MYESNTIRTKDGYRIGVKLYAHDTAHHKVILIGSSVAVTQEYYHDLAVYLQSEGYPVVTFDYRGVGLSAPDHLKGYKADLHQWAVQDLDAVILYTRNNFPGKEIIFIGHGVGGELVGLSPASQYISRLVLINSSLTCKKLWPLKGRVRIRLQKIFIRTLYTVFGYLPGKWAGSLPNLPKGVVHEWLNWCSNSNGLFDQFPDNNYRKLQIPLLAFSFSDDWRSPRRAVQELLNYFSSAQVTWHHLTPANTGMKKTGHLGPFRKHYRDTIWKSLSVWIEK from the coding sequence ATGTATGAAAGCAATACGATACGGACCAAGGATGGTTACAGGATCGGTGTGAAGCTGTATGCCCATGATACAGCCCATCACAAAGTGATCCTGATTGGCTCGTCCGTGGCCGTAACCCAGGAATACTACCATGATCTGGCTGTGTACCTCCAGTCGGAAGGATACCCCGTAGTCACTTTCGATTACCGTGGTGTAGGCCTGTCGGCGCCTGATCATTTAAAAGGCTATAAAGCCGACCTGCACCAATGGGCGGTACAAGACTTAGACGCAGTAATCCTTTATACCAGAAACAATTTTCCCGGAAAAGAAATTATTTTTATTGGTCATGGGGTGGGCGGCGAACTCGTCGGGCTGTCACCTGCCAGTCAATACATCAGTCGCCTGGTGCTCATCAACAGTTCCCTTACCTGTAAAAAATTATGGCCACTGAAAGGAAGGGTGCGCATCCGGCTGCAAAAGATATTCATCCGCACGCTCTATACCGTGTTTGGCTATTTGCCCGGCAAGTGGGCGGGCTCCTTGCCCAACCTGCCCAAAGGCGTGGTACATGAATGGCTCAACTGGTGCAGTAATTCCAATGGGCTCTTTGACCAATTCCCCGATAATAATTACCGAAAGTTACAGATACCTCTCCTTGCTTTCAGCTTTTCCGATGACTGGCGCTCACCCCGCAGGGCCGTACAGGAATTACTGAATTATTTCTCCAGTGCACAGGTTACCTGGCATCACTTAACCCCCGCCAATACAGGCATGAAGAAGACAGGCCACCTGGGGCCATTCAGAAAGCATTATCGTGATACAATATGGAAGTCGTTGTCGGTGTGGATAGAAAAGTGA
- the rhaM gene encoding L-rhamnose mutarotase translates to MARVAFKMQLYKGFEEEYLKRHEALWPELEQLLKQTGISEYSIFLDETTNSLFGVLKATDPKALDNLPAQPVMQKWWAYMKDIMESNPDNSPVSIPLKEVFYLP, encoded by the coding sequence ATGGCGCGCGTAGCATTCAAAATGCAACTGTATAAGGGCTTCGAAGAGGAATACCTCAAACGGCATGAGGCGCTGTGGCCGGAGCTGGAACAACTGCTGAAACAAACCGGCATCAGTGAATATTCCATCTTTCTCGATGAAACCACCAATAGCCTGTTTGGCGTGCTGAAGGCAACGGATCCCAAAGCGCTGGATAACCTGCCTGCACAGCCCGTCATGCAAAAGTGGTGGGCCTACATGAAAGACATTATGGAAAGCAACCCGGATAATTCACCCGTGAGTATTCCCTTAAAAGAAGTATTTTACTTACCATAA
- a CDS encoding FGGY-family carbohydrate kinase encodes MTTTPVIAIFDIGKTNKKFFIFDEDYNILLERSTPFSETKDEDGDPCEDIVALTQWVRKSLQEILAMREFDLKAVNCSTYGASFVHINAEGKPVAPLYNYLKPYPADLQKAFYQKYGGEITFSIHTASPALGNLNSGLQLYWLKEEKPQLFDKIRYSLHLPQYMSYLLTGKTYSDITSIGCHTALWNFSQNHYHEWLFREAVIDKLAPIFPSNQLIPASFNGRPVLSGVGLHDSSAALIPYLSNFTEPFVLISTGTWCITLNPFNQSRLLAEELQQDCLCYMEFRAKPVKASRLFAGYEHEQQVKKLAEHFSLSENYYKTVAYNPAIVAKLIAAPAVQTAADAPKLLQQSAFGSRSLAGFATYEEAYHQLIIDLMAQQVASTNLVMNREVKKIFVDGGFSRNPVYMHLLANAYPQVEVYAASIAQASAVGAAMAVHAYWNKQSAPLELIDLKKYPHFSIHTDNDFHIVSR; translated from the coding sequence GTGACCACCACGCCCGTCATAGCGATCTTCGACATTGGCAAAACCAATAAGAAGTTTTTCATCTTCGATGAAGACTACAACATCCTGTTGGAGCGGTCAACGCCTTTCTCTGAAACAAAAGACGAGGATGGCGATCCCTGTGAAGACATTGTAGCCCTCACCCAATGGGTCAGGAAATCCCTGCAGGAAATATTGGCCATGCGGGAGTTCGACCTTAAAGCGGTGAATTGCTCTACCTATGGCGCCAGCTTTGTACACATCAATGCAGAAGGCAAACCGGTAGCGCCTTTGTATAATTACCTCAAGCCTTACCCAGCCGACCTGCAAAAAGCATTTTACCAGAAATATGGTGGGGAGATCACCTTCTCCATTCATACGGCTTCACCGGCATTGGGCAACCTCAACTCCGGCCTGCAGTTATACTGGTTAAAAGAGGAAAAGCCGCAGTTGTTCGACAAGATCAGGTATTCCCTGCACCTGCCTCAATACATGAGCTACCTGCTTACCGGTAAAACCTATTCGGATATTACCAGTATCGGTTGTCATACGGCGCTTTGGAATTTCTCGCAGAACCATTATCATGAGTGGCTGTTCCGTGAAGCAGTGATAGATAAACTGGCGCCCATTTTCCCCTCCAACCAGTTGATCCCGGCTTCATTCAACGGCCGGCCGGTGCTGAGTGGGGTAGGGTTACATGATAGTTCAGCTGCCCTGATCCCTTACCTGTCCAACTTTACCGAACCCTTTGTGCTCATTTCTACAGGCACCTGGTGTATTACCCTCAACCCCTTTAACCAATCGAGGTTACTGGCTGAAGAGCTGCAACAGGATTGTCTCTGTTACATGGAATTCAGGGCGAAGCCGGTCAAGGCATCCCGCCTCTTTGCAGGGTATGAACATGAGCAGCAGGTGAAGAAACTGGCGGAACATTTCAGCTTGTCTGAAAACTATTATAAAACGGTGGCATACAATCCGGCTATAGTGGCCAAACTAATAGCGGCGCCTGCCGTACAAACAGCAGCAGACGCACCAAAGCTTTTGCAGCAGTCGGCCTTTGGCAGCAGGTCACTCGCGGGGTTTGCTACTTATGAAGAAGCCTATCACCAGTTGATCATAGACCTCATGGCGCAGCAGGTAGCTTCTACCAACCTCGTCATGAACAGGGAGGTGAAGAAGATCTTTGTGGATGGCGGCTTTAGCCGCAATCCGGTGTACATGCACCTGTTGGCCAATGCTTATCCGCAGGTGGAAGTGTATGCCGCTTCCATTGCGCAGGCCTCAGCCGTAGGCGCTGCCATGGCAGTACATGCTTACTGGAACAAGCAATCCGCGCCATTGGAACTGATTGATCTCAAAAAATACCCTCACTTTTCTATCCACACCGACAACGACTTCCATATTGTATCACGATAA
- a CDS encoding TIM barrel protein, protein MQVEKHKIDSHNSDLLAQHKRKLDFVAADVPDVKSVIQKLKDFQVAIPSWALGTGGTRFGRFSGGGEPRTLEEKIEDVGLLHSLNQSGGAISLHIPWDIPENAQAIKALAAQHGLRFDAVNSNTFQDQKDQKHSYKFGSLQHVDKAVRKQAIEHNIEVIKHGVELGSDSITVWLSDGSCFPGQLNFRKAFQRTLEGLQEIYAALPAHWKMFVEYKAFEPNFYSMTVGDWGQSLLYANKLGPKAYTLVDLGHHLPNANIEQIVALLLNEGKLGGFHFNDSKYGDDDLTVGSINPYQLFLIFNELVEGMDARSMNHTTDLGWMIDASHNVKDPLEDLLQSVEAIKIAYAQALLVDTKALQQAQENNDVAKAQEILQQAYRTDVRPLVAEARLQAGGALQPLAFYRTAKVREQLIKDRGQKTVATGL, encoded by the coding sequence ATGCAAGTGGAAAAGCATAAGATTGACAGCCATAACAGTGACCTTCTTGCTCAACATAAACGCAAATTGGATTTTGTAGCCGCTGATGTACCCGATGTTAAATCAGTTATTCAGAAACTAAAGGATTTCCAGGTAGCCATCCCCAGTTGGGCACTCGGCACTGGTGGCACCCGCTTTGGCCGTTTTTCCGGCGGAGGCGAACCCCGCACCCTTGAAGAGAAGATTGAAGATGTAGGTCTATTACATAGCCTCAACCAATCGGGCGGCGCCATCTCCCTGCACATACCCTGGGACATTCCCGAAAATGCACAGGCCATCAAAGCGTTGGCTGCACAACACGGCCTGCGCTTCGATGCCGTAAACTCCAACACCTTCCAGGACCAGAAAGATCAAAAGCATAGCTATAAATTCGGCTCCCTGCAGCATGTGGACAAAGCAGTACGCAAACAAGCCATTGAACACAATATTGAGGTGATAAAACATGGTGTAGAGCTGGGTTCCGATTCCATCACCGTATGGCTGTCGGATGGATCCTGCTTTCCCGGCCAGCTCAACTTCCGTAAGGCATTTCAGCGTACGCTGGAAGGTTTGCAGGAGATCTATGCCGCCCTGCCCGCCCACTGGAAAATGTTTGTAGAATACAAAGCTTTTGAACCCAATTTCTATTCAATGACCGTGGGCGATTGGGGCCAGTCATTATTATATGCCAACAAATTAGGACCGAAGGCCTATACCCTGGTAGACCTTGGTCACCACCTGCCCAATGCCAATATTGAGCAGATCGTGGCGCTCTTACTCAATGAAGGAAAGCTCGGTGGTTTCCATTTCAATGATTCCAAGTATGGTGATGACGATCTTACTGTAGGCAGCATCAATCCTTACCAGTTATTCCTCATCTTTAATGAACTGGTGGAAGGGATGGATGCCCGGTCTATGAACCATACTACCGACCTTGGCTGGATGATTGATGCCTCGCACAATGTAAAAGATCCGCTGGAAGACCTGCTGCAATCAGTAGAAGCGATCAAGATCGCTTATGCGCAGGCCCTGCTGGTAGATACAAAGGCTTTGCAACAGGCGCAGGAAAACAATGATGTGGCAAAGGCCCAGGAAATACTGCAACAGGCTTACCGTACAGATGTGCGTCCCCTCGTGGCCGAAGCACGCCTGCAGGCCGGTGGCGCGTTGCAGCCCCTCGCATTCTACCGCACTGCGAAAGTGCGTGAGCAGTTGATCAAAGACCGCGGACAAAAAACCGTAGCTACAGGATTATAA